Proteins found in one Clostridia bacterium genomic segment:
- a CDS encoding glycosyltransferase family 2 protein translates to MSISLYDIVMVINYVSLFYVLAISTIYLIQLICAVSGLGEYSRSMKYTDYARFVFSDNMVPISVLVPAYNESATIVDNTKNLLSLDFGHYEVIVINDGSKDNTLELLKDAFHLIKIDQPYKRSIPTQKVRDIYRSAAYPNLVVVDKENGGKADALNAGINISMYPVFVSIDADSILEKSSLAKIIYAFMIDPKCVAVGGIIRIASGCEIVDGELHEIDLSGNPLLMLQTNEYLRAFLTGRIGFHKMGMLLIISGAFGAFNKQVVIDAGGYTPRCIGEDMELVVKLHKNMMKNGRVYSIKFLPDPVCWTQPPDNLGDLKKQRKRWHIGLIDTLLRHKDMAFRAKYGRVGLFCLPYFWIFELIGPIFEVMGYISVPISFILGVINIHFMISFFLVAVLYGIILSTGALLMEEKTFRKYPKISQILKLYLYAIIDNFGYRQLNSIYKVEATWGYRKNKSSWGSMKRRAFVVGDKKK, encoded by the coding sequence ATGAGCATAAGTCTTTACGATATAGTAATGGTGATAAACTATGTTTCCCTGTTTTACGTGCTTGCCATAAGCACGATATACCTTATACAGCTCATATGCGCCGTAAGCGGCCTTGGCGAATACAGCCGATCCATGAAATATACCGACTATGCGCGTTTCGTTTTCTCGGATAATATGGTGCCTATAAGCGTGCTCGTTCCCGCGTATAACGAATCTGCGACTATCGTAGACAATACGAAGAACCTCTTGTCCCTCGATTTCGGCCACTATGAGGTCATAGTTATCAACGACGGATCTAAGGACAACACGCTTGAGCTTTTAAAGGACGCATTTCACCTTATAAAGATAGATCAGCCGTATAAGCGGTCAATACCCACTCAAAAGGTCAGGGATATTTACCGTTCGGCGGCTTATCCCAATCTTGTCGTAGTAGATAAGGAAAACGGAGGAAAGGCAGACGCTTTGAACGCGGGGATAAACATATCGATGTATCCCGTTTTCGTTTCCATCGACGCCGACTCGATACTTGAGAAATCGTCACTCGCTAAGATAATATACGCCTTTATGATAGACCCGAAATGCGTCGCAGTAGGTGGAATTATAAGGATCGCAAGCGGATGCGAGATAGTTGACGGCGAGCTTCACGAGATAGATCTTTCGGGCAATCCGCTTTTGATGCTTCAAACGAACGAGTATCTCAGGGCTTTCCTTACGGGCAGGATAGGCTTTCATAAAATGGGTATGCTCCTTATAATATCGGGAGCGTTCGGCGCGTTCAATAAGCAGGTAGTCATCGACGCCGGAGGATATACGCCGCGCTGCATAGGCGAGGACATGGAGCTTGTAGTAAAGCTTCATAAGAATATGATGAAAAATGGGCGCGTATACTCCATTAAGTTCCTGCCTGACCCCGTCTGCTGGACGCAGCCGCCCGATAATCTGGGCGACTTAAAAAAGCAGCGCAAGCGCTGGCACATTGGTCTCATAGATACGCTTTTAAGACACAAGGATATGGCTTTTCGTGCCAAATACGGGCGCGTGGGACTTTTTTGCCTGCCGTATTTCTGGATATTTGAGCTTATCGGTCCTATCTTTGAGGTAATGGGATACATCTCCGTACCCATATCCTTTATATTGGGCGTCATCAATATTCATTTTATGATAAGCTTCTTCTTGGTGGCTGTACTGTACGGCATAATCCTTTCGACGGGAGCCCTGCTCATGGAGGAGAAGACCTTCCGCAAATATCCGAAGATAAGCCAGATACTCAAGCTGTATCTGTATGCTATAATAGACAATTTCGGATACAGACAGTTAAACTCGATATATAAGGTCGAGGCGACTTGGGGATACA